The window TGGCCCAGTCCTGTATCGGTAATCATAACGCTGTACAAAAATCCTTGCTCGCCTGTCTCAATGTTTTGGGTGAGATATTTAAGGCTTGGGTCGGTGTTGATAACCTCCTTGAGTAGCCTTGTGGCATGATCCATCCTCTGAAGATCGATCTCAGCCAATCCCTTGGGAAACCCCAGTTCCTCGCCTCTGATCAGGCAATAATAAGCGCCGCCGTAGGAGAAATCAGCCGTGACTGAAGTGCGGCCCTGCAGTTCGGGCCATCGATGTTTCTCTGGCAGTGGGATCTTCAAGCAGGTCGCTGTCGGAAAAGACGGCACCGAAATAAAAGATACCGGACGAGCCGGGTCTGATTTTCCGGTGGGTAATGTAGGGACTATGACTTCAACCAGTCCACAGGGTACATGGAGATTGAGCCGCGTAGTCCCCGTGGTGGCATCGTACTTCAATTGCCTGCGACGCGGAAAGACAGCCTCATCCACGTCAACTAGGAATCGGCCAAGCGCAATCGTCGCATGTCCGCACATAGTCGAGAAACCTTCGTTATGCATAAACAATACCCCCATATCCGCCTTGCCCTCAGCCACCAGTTCCGTGTCGGGTCGCAAAATGGCGCCGTACATGTCGTAGTGGCCGCGGGGCTCGAGCATCAGCAAGCAACGGAACTCATCTGATTTCACTTTCGCCTGTGCACGCTGCTCAAGTAGTGTACCACTTAGTTCGGGGAAACCATCCCAGATGATTCGTGTTGGTTCGCCCGCTGTGTGCATCTCCACACAAGTGATGGGTCGGGTTAGGCCTCCAAGTTGGAAGGGCGGTAGACGTGAGGGGTCCATACTTCCGAAGTTCGTGGGTGATAAAGACCGGGGGTGGTTATCCTTAGGGTAGGCTACAATAATATGAGGGCAGGTGGTCATATATGTATTCACAGGCTCGGCTAGGCTCGGTCTATCCCGAGAAAGTGGAGCACTTGATGCTGTTTGTTGCTTCTCCAAGTGGGATGGAAGTTGCGGAAAGGGCGTATTGGCCCTGAAGTCAAAGAAGGGTTCCGATATCATAAAAACTCATACAATTTCTAAATAAATTCATTTTCAATAAGCTGCTGCATCATGTCACTAATTTAGTCTGTTCATTTTATGCCAAAGATCAACGCAGACACTACAGATGTCTAATAATCAGGTCGACTTCTGCGTCTGCCGCCTCAAGTATATGCTCCGGCGAATATTGAGGTTTCCAGCCAATCTCATGACCATGTTGTGCCTCGAGCGTACATCTAGATAGTATTAGCATAAGATTACTGACAGGTGATGTCGAAGTACTTACTCTCCACCCAATAAGAGGGGTACCATTTCCTGAGGGCATCCCAGTGCCTCGCCCATCCGCTGCAAGGCCGCATGATCTGCCACTTCCACCGACTCAGTGTCAACTATATGACGCTTTGCCAGTCCTTTCGCCATGGCGCCGTAGATATCATTCCATGCCATTCTGCCACTGGCGGCGAGGTAATATCCGCTGCGGCCGTGGCCGATATCTTTCCCAGACAGAATGCTTCGCAATATTTCCAGATAAAGAGTGCTGTTGTCGATGACATGGCAGACGGGCCATTTCTAAAAGCAAATTAGCGCTAGAAATGCAGCAGGAAGTACAATGGGCGCATACCAGATTGTTGGCGTGGGGACTGTACACGCGCCCCGTCTTTTTGGCTGCTCTCACGATTTCCACGGTTTGAATAGAAATTGGATTTCCAAATCCCTCACCTTGTCCATATACAATGCACGGAATGAAAATGTAGCTCCGAACTCCATGTGCCTCGGCTAACTCGATGACAGTGTTGTTTGCATCAAGACCCTAATGCTAGTCAGTGTGTGCAATAATTGCATTTCCATTGGAGTACTTCTTACCTTCCCTACAATTGGATAGAGAGGCTTGGAGCTCTTCTGGATTTCATAGAGCCCAGGATCATTGTCGTAAACAGGGCGATCAGTCGGATGCCCAGTATGACTGCTGAACAGCTTCGCACCTGATGTATGCAAAAAATGGACCTCCTGCCCAGTTTGTTTCTTAACTTCAGCAAGAGCCTTGATAATGTAGACCTGTGAATCTCCCGACAGAGCATCGACCAGGAAGTAGACGATAGTTATTTTGTGGTCGATGATTGCAGCTGTCGTGCTGGCTTCATCTTTGACGTCGAATGTTAGAGCCTCGGCACCGTACTGTTTTACAGACTCGGCCTGCTCCTTTGTTCGAACAAGGGCGTAGAGACTTTGATATGCTGAAAGATTGGCACTACTCCAGCGTGCGAGGAGGGTCCCTCCTAGGTACCCTGAAGCGCCAGTAATAAGAATATTATGCGACATTAGGACGGACCTCGAGGATGAAGCGAATGAAATTTTGAAATTCAGGAAGCGGATTGCATGCCAGGACCCTTTACTCAAAGAGACAAATGGAACGACGGACACGATTTAGCAGGTCTCAGGTTACTAACATTTGTATTATAAATCAAGCGTGGAGCTGATAAGCACTGTTGTTCTGAAGGCGTGACAGGTTCCCATGAGCAACAAACTGCTGGCTCTCGAAATTGGGACAGCAAATCTTCAATTGATTGACCGCAGCTGACGCTATGTGATCTACTAAAACTAAGCGCGACTTGCGATGCATTTAGGCGTACCACAGCTATGCGACTGCATCGCAGTTTTGAGCATCTTCCAACCCAGTATCTTTATCTGGGATAGACCTACTGTGTGGTATTTATAGGAAAAAAGATTTCAAATTCTAGTAGCTACTGAAAACAAGCGGATAAAGAGAAACTCTATTTAGTCGATGTCGTTGGTACAGTTCTGCCTGTGGGCCTGAAATTCATGCCTCAGGCAAAAACGAAAAAGCTGTCATAATATTATGGCCTGATAGAGAATTTGTTGTCATTGTCACTATACTCTGCAGTTCGCAGAAACCAAAAGCAGACAGATCTTTGTACTCTAGACTATTCCAGATCCCTGCCCTCGATCCCTGTGGGCGTGGGCGGGCCTGACCAGCGATCGGCCAGATGTCCGAACCCGTCAATTTGGCACATTCCTGCTATTTCGAGGGTTGAACCGCGACGAAAAGATGTTTTCGTACCATCGTTCAGGCCTTTTCTAGCAGGCGATAGTGCGGGACAATGCTCAATAGCATGAAATGAGACAGACACATTCTTGCTTTCAATTGCACAGAGTGGagtcggcttcggcttccaGCTCCGATAAAAAATGAGTCAATCCCGCGGCGCACGCCAACACTAACCCCAATGACTTGTCTCTGCCCACCAAAGGCAAAGGATTTCAGGGCGACTTGCATGATTTCATGCTGAGCCTTGCCACCACAACAATATGTTATTGGGCCTATAATCAAGCTAGACATCTCATAGTTAGATCATAATGACAGACACGCCTACTGATCGGCTTGGTCTAGACAACCAGAAGTGAAAACATCCCTGTCTGCATGAACGATACCCCTCATCTCGTGTTATGGCCCGTGATGCATGCGGTTGAGACATCCGCATCGGAATCCGCGTCGAAATCCATGTTTCCGGCCTTCTACCGAGATCCGTGACATGTCAAGGACTGTGGCAATCGCCGCTGGGGCAGAGAGCAGATTTTTATATGAAGTCATTGCAGGCTGCGGGTAAGAATAATTATAGCATATGCAATTGCCACTTGAATTTTTTCAGCAGGCTTATAGCACATGTTTACATAGTATTATGGGCATGTTTGGGGCTTGTAAAGAGCCGTCCTAGCCGAGTAGGCTCTCAGATCATCACCACTGACTGCCCAATTGGAATGAAATAGTCCAGACTTTTTCGCTGCGTTGTCCGGAATAGTACCGCGCTTAAACTCTTTTGTCAGGAGTAGGGCGTAGAAAACAGAAAATGCCATGCGCAAGTGGAGACCCAACCCACACTCCCGCCGGCTTTTATTCGTCACCGCTCAAATCTTTGACTGTGACCTGGGTGGCCTACAGTCAGAGTTTCTTCCTGAAATTCtccattcttttttttgcgGAGCTTTATTAATACCCCCCATCCCACCTGGCTAATGTAATACCTGCTAATTCGATGGGTCTGGGTCTCTCAAAGTCGTCAACATGTCGGACCATTTTTCCATGGAAGAGAACCTGCAGAAGGTCATGTCAACCTCAGGTAGTTTGCCCTTTACACTTATTTCAAGCATTGCTTAGCTAAAAGTGCACTACAGAGGACATAGAAGTGTCTCCCACTGAGGCACGTCATGATCTAGAATCTCAAGCGTCCCGAGGGTCGCAATTTTCGGAAGATTCTCATGAATCTCACGAGTCTCAGGAATCAGAGATTGCGCATGAGCCTATCCAGCAGCGGTATGAAAAGCCATCATATTCACGGTTTCGACGTGTGGCTTCGAAGACAATTGTTTCTTTTGGTCCCCATGACCCAGGGAATCCTGTAAACTGGAAAAGGGTATGATATAAACTGGAAGGGCGTGGTGCTGCACATGCCGTAAAAGCCTTTAATCTGTTTTGGTTGCATACTGACACTATGTGCAGGGGAAAAAGGCGCTAGTTCTCATGGCTGGCGTTATGCAAGTCATGAACAGCACGATCGGCTCTTCCATTTGCAGCAATGCTATCCCCCAAATCGGCGAAACCTTTAACGTCCACAACGAGCAGCTTCTGGTCCTACCCATCTCTGTCTTTCTTATCGGCTACATCGTTGGTCCCTTGATCTGGGGACCAAGTTCTGAATATTTCGGCCGGAAACGCCCACTTCTCATCGCCTTCTGTGGCTTCATTATTTTCACACTCGCGTGCGCGCTATCAAACTCATATTCCTCACTCCTAGTTTTTCGACTGTTCAATGGAATGATGGCTTCTGCGCCAATTGCTGCTACCGGCGGGCTTTTCGCTGATGTTCATGATGATCCGACTCAACGCGGCCGTCTTATGGCATATTACATGGCTGTGAGTACCTTTTCGTTCCTGCTGATCGGATTTCTTTTCTGACGCCTGGAAGTGTACAACCTTTGGACCGATTATGGGACCTTGGATCTCTGGATTCGTCGCTGTTGTTagctggcggtggtgcttTTGGATCGGGCTTATATGCGCGGGTGTCACATTGCCGCTGGTGATATCCATGCCCGAGACCTATGCCCCTGTAATCTTAAAGCGCCGGGCAAAGAAGCTTCGCAAAGAAACCGGCAATTCAAACCTTTGGTCGCCACTGGATATGGATAGCCGCAACATCAAACAGATGTTTATCATCACAATCTCACGACCCTTTCGAATGCTCTTTTACGAGTCGATTGTTTCTTTGACTTCCTTGTACCTGGCGCTGGCGTACGCTATTTTTTATCTCTATTTTGAGGCATATCCGATTATCTTCCAAggtgagtttctttttttccattcGTCGTTTCCGGTGCTAATGTGAACGACACAGGCATTTACGGGATGAGTCCTGGTATATCCGGTCTATGTTTCTTGCCAAGTAAGTATATCACTCAACACCCCCCGGACATTGGATCGCTTGCTAATATCATCAAATAGTTGGGGTTGGTGCGATTTTCGCCTGCATGGTGTTCATTTGGTATGACGGCTACCTCGCCCGAGCGAAAGCCCGTGGCGCCCCCTGGGCCTACATCGAGGAGTACAGACGACTGCCCTTGGCCTGTGTCGGGGGCCCGTTATATGTCATTTCCCTTTTCTGGGTTGGATGGACAGCATCGCCCAACATTCATTGGGTCgtcccttttctctctggtATCCCATTCGGAATGGGGTATCTATTGATTTTCATGGCGATGCTCAACTACCTCACCGATGCCTACGTGACCCTGTCCGCCAGCGCTCAATCGGCTGCCAGCTGTACACGAAGCATATTTGGTGCAATACTGCCGCTCGCGACTAAGCCCATGTTCAATCGCCTCGGCGTGCATTGGGCATGCAGTCTGATTGCATTTTTGAGTCTTGTAGTGTCTATTATCCCATTTGCATTCATCCGTTTTGGCGATCGAATCAGAGCCAACAGCAAGTTCTGTCAGGAACTGAAACGGATCAGAGAGGAAGAACGTCTCGAGCTCGAACGAGAGGAAAGTCTACAGGGCGACACCAACAATTTGGAGAAAGCCCCCTCAATCCACAGCCTTACGAAAGTGGACACGGCTCGCACGGACAAAGCCTCGATCATCTTCTAAGCTCGCTTCAGAATCCATGTCAACGTCCTCTCAAGGCCGAGTGATCATTCCACTGATCATTCCACTCGATTTCTGTCTCGGTACGGAACATTAGGGCTGGCTCTGACCAATACAGGGGCACAGCTTCACGACTTTTTCGGATTAATTTGTTCTTCAAAAGTTCTCTGTTTTGATTGCATCCTTTTTCATGCGGCATTAATGACCTGATTGCATTTTCCCTTTCTAATTATTTTATGCATACAGGGCCGGGCTCGAACACGGATTTCTAGCGGGAAATAAATCCGCTATGCATAGGTGCCTGTCTGTTCTTTCGATCCTTTTTTTATTGTCTCTCCATCATTCTAGGCGTTTTACAGACATTGCTAAACCAAACAACGGTCATATTAGAGCCCTTGCATATCGGGAGACTCACTTAGAGTTCAACAGTTCCTATAATTAATGAAAGAATCATTTCTTACAGTAATGCAATCTACCTAGCATACTATATACAAATTCCAAATTAGACAGAAGTCTTTACTGGTCACTTCATCATGGTTCTTCGAACAAGGCAGATCCTTGTCGCAGTTGATCCCGAAATAGTGATTGATCGACACCGGACTTTGCAGACTatttttccctcttcccaTTTTTGAGCGCTCGGGCCTTGATCTTTTGCTTGACTGTTGTAGACTATTGATTTCACCAACGGCCCAGCCATTCATTTGAACCGTAGATAAACATGAAACTTCCAGAACTGCTGCTTTTATTTTCCATTCTACAAGATTACAGGAACCCTAGAATACGACATCTGGGTTGGAGGTCACTTCTCGATCATGGATCTATCCAAACCCAATCAGTCGTTAGAAATAGGGTTACGTCAGGGAAGCCGAGCACCAACGCTCCAGACTCCGGCGCTAGGGGCCGGTCAAAAAAGAATATTCTGTACGCCAAAAGCACCTTGACAGGACTATCGACGGTATGATTGCATCATCGCTTCAAGGTCAGCCCCGATCTCGTGGTACATAGCCGCCAAAccatcgatcgatcggtCTGCGCCAGCTTGGCTCAATTGTGAGCTCGCAATTTAGATCGCCTCAATTGTTGACATTCTCCCTGCGCTTGTGTCTTTCCCCACTGTCTAGCAATACATGTTTCCATACATCGAGGAACTCTGCGAGGAGTTCGAGCCAACTCTCGTAGATTATCAATTGATCAATCACTCTGGGGTGCGCCCAAGCCCGTCAGCCGCAGTAGTTATTAAAGGGCCACAACCTCTTATCTCCGTTTCGTAGTGTTtactctttttttttcttttttttttctccctgtACACTTCTTACCTGGCTTTTTTTGCCAGCCTCATCATGGCTGCCGCGTATCTCCACACCGGATATGCTAACTTCGACACGGAGTCTCTGCGTTCATTTACATCTACTTTCCCTGATGATTGCCATGACTGGGCTAGTGAGTCTGGACAACAACCACGGTGGGTCATCAATTTAGAGCTTTCAAGGTTCGAAGTAAAATAGAAAAAGCTAATGGAATACGAATAGCAACGATCGGCTCCTCAGTGACTTCCCTCTACCTCCCGGTCGTCCAAATGACATTGactccaccatggcctcaCCGTCTTCAATGGCTTTGCCTATGTCTGAAGAGCCTCCAGTTCTCTCACCGAGCCGAGCAAGTGGGCTTGATGCTATTACCGCAGAATCAGTGCATCTGACTCCTAACCCTTCCGTCAAGAATACGCAGCGCAACTTTGTTGTCAGCAGCGCCAGAGAGCTgcctcttctccagcagcccAATCCCTTTGATGGGTCTGAGGAATTTAATCCTGTCACCGAAAATGAGGAGGGCGCTTCCTATGATCTCATTGCACCTTACGGGGGCGGCGATGCTCCTCTCCACAAGCTCGAGCGTATCGCGGACGTGATGTTTTCTTCGAATCATATGTTGAAAATCCTGAACAATCCGCGCTACCTAGCGGCATTTCGCGAGTTTCTGCTGGAGGAACGCCCACGCTCCATGGCTACTCTAACATACTATCTCAATGCCAACAAGGCCCTTAAAGCAATTGAGTATGCGAATGCGCTCGTTCGCCTATCCGTTGATGTTCCCCCAAAGGAAGTTCAGGTCGGTGAGGGCATCGTAGGAGTAACATCGAACAAGCTCTTGGAGCAGCGTGTCTTGGACGGACTGAATGCATTGACCGCGGAGGAATTGCCTGCTTTCGTCACCTCAAAATGCATCACCATTACGAGCAGAATAGTCGAAGAGCGAGTAAGGGGAACTCTACCGATGAAATTTCAGGGGACTTCGGATGCTTTAGCCGAAGTCTTTTGCTTGACAGATCCATCAAGGCCAGATAATCCTATTATATTTGCGTCCGAAGGTATGCATTTTTCATGCTGATTTATGGGATATTGCTAACAATACCAGAATTTCATCGAACAACCCAATATGGCATGGACTACGTTCTAGGTCGCAATTGTCGCTTCCTCCAAGGCCCGCAGACTAACAAGAACAGTGTTCGCCGGATTAGAGAGGCAATTCAAGCAGGCTGGCACCATTCAGAGTTATTTCTCAACTAGTAAGCCTTCTTGAAAAATCTGCGGACAGATCAACTGCTAATCAATTTATAGCCGTCGTGATGGTTCCCCTTTTATGAATCTTCTTCAATGCGCACCCTTATGCGATAGCCAAGGCAAAGTTCGGTATTTTATTGGTGCTCAAATTGATGTGTCAGGGCTGGCAATGGAAGGTGGACAGATGGATTCATTGCTTGATCTTCAATCAAAATATCGCGACCCAGAGGAGAACATTGcaggacgagaagaagaggaaccAAAATTCAAGGACGAGTTTCAAGGATTGAGCGAGCTATTGAGCCCTCGTGAGCTCGCTACAGTACAGGACAATGGCGGCGATTTATTCCATCCTCTCATAAATAGCCGAACTAACGCGCGCAATCAGCGCAAGTGGATGCGACCAGGATCGTCGATGGACAGCGACCCAGAGGCCATGCGTACGCGTCATTTCAAGTCGCCGTTGTCACGCGGCTCATTGACTGGCGCTTATGAGAATGTAAGATTCATTTTCCCGTCTTCTGATGTTGATTTTGGCTAAAAGGAGATTTAGtatctcctcgtccgaccTTATCCTTCTCTCCGCATTCTCTTCACATCGCCTTCGCTCCGGATACCAGGCATGTTACaatcttcttttctgtctcGCATTGGCAGCTCGAAAGATGTGAAAGAAGAGCTTGTCCAAGCTATGATGAGCGGCCGGAGCGTGACCGCTTGCATCAAATGGGCCACCCGATACAATGCCGAGGGTCGCAATCGATGGATTCACTGTACACCTCTATTTGCTAGCAATGGACAAGTGGGTgtgtggatggtggttgtggttgatgatgataagGAGCAGGTTATCAATTGTAGAGGGAGTTAGGGTTGAACACTGATAGATTTTGCGTGTATTTATATCCGTTCCTAGTATACTATACAAAGCCACGATCTCAACTTTTCATCAGGACAAACACAATGTTCGTTTGGCTCTCAACTTCTACGCTCAATATTCTTCGACAGCTGTCCTTTGAACTGCAGATAGCTCTCTTGGGGACAAACGGTCTAACATTTTTCATCGCTATGTCCAAAGTTTTATTTAATACACATTTAGTAACTACCCACCAGGTCCCATGATTAAATGGTGGCTTCTGGGATCCGTTGTCATTCCCTCTTCAAACCAACCTTACCAACCTTGCGTAGTCCCCAGGCGCCAACGCCACATGCAGCCATCATCAATCCGAAACAAGTCCAGAATACAGCGCGGTAGCCCAACATGAGCGCTTCGGGTGAGCTTTTGTTTTCATATGAAGAACCCTGTGTCACACCagcagagatgatggcgaagataGTGAGCCCAATGGAGGTTCCAAACTGAGCAACAACGTTGAAGACCGCTCCAGCCAGGCCCTGGGTTTTGGGCGTGAAGGCGTCCGTAATGATTAGATTTGCCACGGTAAAGATCACTATTTTAACAGTCCATTAGCAATAATAGCATGCCGAAACAAGACAAAAGATACTCACCGTCTGCCGAGAGGGGTCCCAGAAGCACAGCCCAAAAGGCACAATACCACCACGACCACTCGGGGTCAATTATGGCCATTAGAAGTGGTGATCCTGCACTGAGAACCGAGCTGACTACCACTAGGTAATTCGCATGAAGACGATGCACCAGTAAACCAGTTCCAagattgaggatgatgccgatTATAATGTTGGGGAGGAATCGAAGGGCCGCTTGAATGGCAGGCAGATCTTGAACTTCTTGGAAGCTGCTCTGCTTGTTAGCAGAAGAACTCTTCTGTAGCACACCGAATGAGACAAAACTCACAATAGACTGAGAATCGTCTCCATGCCGTTCAGCACAGCCCACGAGAATAGAACCATGACGCAAATCGAGCTGAATGCGGTGTTTTGCCAAAGCGAATTCGGGATTAAAGCCGGCTTCCCAATCTTTTCGCGCCAGTTCATCCAGCCTAGAAATGCAGGGATCATAACTGCTGCCACACAGAGGAGAACAATGTTTTCAGGTTTGTGAATATTCGATGGGCTGTCGGTGATGGCGCTGTGTGGAGGGTTTTATCAACTTATGTATACCGACGAGATGCAGAGATATACTTACGAAAACACATAAGAGATTATTCCCAAGGAAGAACTGGACAGGAAGACTCCTATCCAATCAATCTCGCGGCGCAGTCTTCCAAACGTGAACGGCTCTCTATCAGAATCTTTCGGCAATTTGAAAAAATTCACCACGGCCAAAGCTATGGTGACGCCGGCACAGAGGTAGTATCCAAATCTCCAGTTGAGAGAAGTTCCTTGGAAAAGTCCACCAAAAACCAGTCCTACCGAGAAACCAAAGGGCTGCCCCAGCCCGAGGCAGGCAAATCCGATATTTCGCCGTTTACCCACTGGCATAGAGTCGGTCAAGATACTAAATGCCGTAGGCAGACACATAGAGGTTGCAATGCCTTGGAATGTGCGGAACAGAATCAACTGTATGCCGGTTTGGGCTACACCGCAAGCCAGAATGAAGGCTCCCAGCAAAAAACAGCCAATTAGGTTGATCACTCGGTTACCCATGAAATCGGCTAACGAtccggcgagaagaaggcagcATCCATTTGCAAGTCTATCACTGTTAGCGCACTTCAAGCCCTGAGTTCCAGTGTGCAAAGCTCACGAGTAGACAGATGCCGGCCTGGAAAGTAGGCATTGACTATGGTcagatcatcttcttcaatcAATCTTTTGTTTAGAGTTCGGCAATAGCTTACCATAAAAGTAGATTCTCCGACAGCCCCAAATCTGTTGCAATCAAAGGCAGCCCAATGGTCAGCAACCCCGTGCTCATGCTGCCCACGAACGTGATACCCGTCAAGGTCGTAATCAGGATGACCGCACGGGTCCGGGAAAAATTTGTGCGCTGGTCTTCACTGACATTCTCAGTAGAACCATATTCACAAGATAGCGAGCTTTGGGATCGGGGCCCCCGACGAGAGTCATGGAGTAGCTGGGActgatcaagaagatgcGGTGAGTCATGGAACCCCGGGGGTGACGCCTCCGTTTGGGTGAGAACCGCTGTTTGAGACATCGTGCTCAGACAGGTTGACGTCAAGTCAGTCCACTAACAGCAAAAACACGTAGAATATCAGAAGGAATTGAGTTACGGAGATCTGTGGCTGGGGTCTTAAAAAAGTTCGGTTTCCCCAGCTGTTAGTCATGGCTAGGTGTGGGGTGCCCAGGAAGTGGATCGATGGTAGAGTTCATCGTATTCAACTGCGTTTTGAGACGGTGAATCCTTATCTCTTTGTTACCCTCACTTCCTATTTCTGATTCGAACGATTGGAGCGAAAGGCGGGGCCCTGTTGCTATTGAGATAATACTGTTGTGCGGACAACGTAGTACGAGTGCACCCCAGTGGAAGCCTAAGTTAGAGATGAGGTAGAGATGAGCGGGGTAGTTAAAAAGTCCCAACCCCCCGCTCCCGCCAAACTTTCCTTTCGGATCTTCCTTGAGGTCAACCAAGGCCCTCTCCCTTATTACACTAAATGTTTGGACAAccttcttcattttcttttttcccctgATGCTTCAAAGTTAGTGAGGGTTGCTCTGGCCTTTTTTGACGCAAGCCAACAAGCAATCGCTCCTCATGGCGGGCATGTGGTTCGGACTAGGGTTTGCAGTGGTGAGGTCCTGTAAGCCGTCAACCATTCCCCAATTTAGCAAGCGAACGAACATGTTTCCTCATAAAAACTGCTTTTCATATAGTTGGCACCGGAGTCTGGTCTGCTGTCACCGCTCCATTTAGAGGCCAGGAGGGGGGTGTCACAGCTTTCAAACATGTAGCAATCTCTTCTGTGCGCACACTCTTT of the Penicillium psychrofluorescens genome assembly, chromosome: 1 genome contains:
- a CDS encoding uncharacterized protein (ID:PFLUO_001156-T1.cds;~source:funannotate), with product MALPMSEEPPVLSPSRASGLDAITAESVHLTPNPSVKNTQRNFVVSSARELPLLQQPNPFDGSEEFNPVTENEEGASYDLIAPYGGGDAPLHKLERIADVMFSSNHMLKILNNPRYLAAFREFLLEERPRSMATLTYYLNANKALKAIEYANALVRLSVDVPPKEVQVGEGIVGVTSNKLLEQRVLDGLNALTAEELPAFVTSKCITITSRIVEERNFIEQPNMAWTTF
- a CDS encoding uncharacterized protein (ID:PFLUO_001157-T1.cds;~source:funannotate), with amino-acid sequence MIPAFLGWMNWREKIGKPALIPNSLWQNTAFSSICVMVLFSWAVLNGMETILSLFFQEVQDLPAIQAALRFLPNIIIGIILNLGTGLLVHRLHANYLVVVSSVLSAGSPLLMAIIDPEWSWWYCAFWAVLLGPLSADVIFTVANLIITDAFTPKTQGLAGAVFNVVAQFGTSIGLTIFAIISAGVTQGSSYENKSSPEALMLGYRAVFWTCFGLMMAACGVGAWGLRKVGKVGLKRE
- a CDS encoding uncharacterized protein (ID:PFLUO_001153-T1.cds;~source:funannotate), with protein sequence MDPSRLPPFQLGGLTRPITCVEMHTAGEPTRIIWDGFPELSGTLLEQRAQAKVKSDEFRCLLMLEPRGHYDMYGAILRPDTELVAEGKADMGVLFMHNEGFSTMCGHATIALGRFLVDVDEAVFPRRRQLKYDATTGTTRLNLHVPCGLVEVIVPTLPTGKSDPARPVSFISVPSFPTATCLKIPLPEKHRWPELQGRTSVTADFSYGGAYYCLIRGEELGFPKGLAEIDLQRMDHATRLLKEVINTDPSLKYLTQNIETGEQGFLYSVMITDTGLGHARASEGSAASRAQKIADSEETGLCFFANQQIDRSPTGGCVAARVALAHAKGLLPVGEKRIYNSLVTRAYQGLAGFVGSVEAELGPSVRVKVEGYAYYTGYHWFVVEAEDGLGVGGFSLRDITM
- a CDS encoding uncharacterized protein (ID:PFLUO_001154-T1.cds;~source:funannotate); its protein translation is MSHNILITGASGYLGGTLLARWSSANLSAYQSLYALVRTKEQAESVKQYGAEALTFDVKDEASTTAAIIDHKITIVYFLVDALSGDSQVYIIKALAEVKKQTGQEVHFLHTSGAKLFSSHTGHPTDRPVYDNDPGLYEIQKSSKPLYPIVGKGLDANNTVIELAEAHGKWPVCHVIDNSTLYLEILRSILSGKDIGHGRSGYYLAASGRMAWNDIYGAMAKGLAKRHIVDTESVEVADHAALQRMGEALGCPQEMVPLLLGGECTLEAQHGHEIGWKPQYSPEHILEAADAEVDLIIRHL
- a CDS encoding uncharacterized protein (ID:PFLUO_001155-T1.cds;~source:funannotate), with translation MVFIWYDGYLARAKARGAPWAYIEEYRRLPLACVGGPLYVISLFWVGWTASPNIHWVVPFLSGIPFGMGYLLIFMAMLNYLTDAYVTLSASAQSAASCTRSIFGAILPLATKPMFNRLGVHWACSLIAFLSLVVSIIPFAFIRFGDRIRANSKFCQELKRIREEERLELEREESLQGDTNNLEKAPSIHSLTKVDTARTDKASIIF